The following proteins are encoded in a genomic region of Nicotiana sylvestris chromosome 4, ASM39365v2, whole genome shotgun sequence:
- the LOC138890374 gene encoding uncharacterized protein, whose protein sequence is MGQLAVNQNTSPVGSLPSDTEKNPQISAITLRTGRELEEVPKKKKDKPIPEGELIPRATQEAKKDDTVSAPIQLNIPLVDAICDIPKYAKYIKDIVANRRRLTKFETVALTEECTSRVQNKLPQKLKDPGSFTIPVRIGDAIIKVREGKIIMRVDNEEAVFNVYKAIQLPRHYEELSMISVMDMDEQLIFPSVYLKDSLEKAIVLFESLEIKDEVEEMKHILNASCEYMKGLNPFEPLNRPNGPPPKPSIEEAPKLELKPLPSHLHYAYLGSSDTLHVIISSNLSELQEEKLLRVLREHKRAIGWTMSDIRGISPAFCMHKILMEEGHKPSIKQQCHLNPNMKRVVRKEEIKWLDAGIVFPISDSIWASPVHVFQRKEE, encoded by the exons atgggacaGCTAGCtgtaaatcaaaatactagtcCTGTAGGTTctcttccaagtgatacagagaaaaatccgcaaatcagtgcaattacacttagaactggaagggaattagaagaagttccaaagaagaaaaaagacaagcctatacctgagggtgaattgattcccaGAGCAACACAGGAAGCAAAGAAAGATGATACAGTTTCAGCGCCT attcaattgaatattccgttAGTAGATGCAATTtgtgatattccaaagtatgccaagtacataaaagatattgTGGCCAACAGGAGGAGATTGACTAAATTcgaaacagttgcacttactgaggagtgcacttcaagggtccaaaataagcttcctcaaaagcttaaggatcctggcagctttactatccctgtgagaatag gtgatgctataattaaagtaagagaaggGAAAATTATCATGAGAGTTGACAATGAGGaagctgtttttaatgtatacaaagcaattcaacttcctcgccattatgaagaattgtctatgatatctgtcatggaTATGGATGAGCAACTTATTTTCCCAAGTGTATATTTGAAAGATTCTTTAGAGAAAGCAATCGTGTTGTTCGAGAGTTTGGAGATTAAGGATGAGGTTGAAGAGATGAAGCATATTTTGAATGCATCATGTGAATATATGAAAGGTTTAaatccctttgaacctttgaacaGACCAAATGGTCCTCCTCCGAAGCCATCAATTGAGGAAGCTCCAAAATTGGAACTAAAACCTTTACCGTCtcaccttcattatgcttatttgggtagttctgatacATTACATGTTATTATTTCTTCTAACTTGTCTGAATTACAGGAGGAAAAATTGCTGagagtactacgtgagcataaaagagcaattgggtggacaatgtctgacataagaggtattagtccagctttttgcatgcataaaattctcatggaggaaggaCACAAGCCGAGCATAAAACAACAATGTCATCTAAATCCCAACATGAAAagggtggtaagaaaagaagagattaaatggcttgatgcaggtattgtatttccaatctCAGATAGCATATGGGCAAGTCCAGTCcatgtgttccaaagaaaggaggaatga
- the LOC104242822 gene encoding uncharacterized protein — MEDHLKSYTQSEKKCFSTKFISIFVSSLFLVFILFHIQYSSPFDFTLSATSQRWAFLSQENNSDVIETMTAELKDSVTFLPLTDLRFRETATTGHTWFMSSLNDTLEENEAEHLYFPSKASKGRLLCFKGRDIRDGTKNSYALAWREGLPDSAILLEGLTFVSDTYYDHQNLWHGLSAMAPLVRWSMKNECLKPSRWVLFHWGELRLRMGSWIQQLMQANFGEVKVEGFDRGDVPYCFEKAIVTRHDLGQMRQDTKLKVFDLLRCKARSYCGLNPAGKGRELNERGFPIIRLTLLMRRASRSFKNATAVTGIFAKECARVEGCILHVVQSEDLSFCGQVKVLTNTDIVASPHGAQLTNMLFMDRESSVMEFFPKGWLENAGPGQYAHHWMANQSGMKHQGAWWDSIGEECPSPQDHLQCFHFHKDGMVGHNETYFADWARRIIHQVKLSKVEQASVDQANKQQNDSKACVC, encoded by the exons ATGGAAGATCATCTCAAGTCTTACACTCAAAGCGAGAAGAAATGCTTCTCCACAAAATTCATCAGCATTTTTGTTTCCTCCTTGTTTCTGGTTTTCATCCTCTTTCACATTCAATACTCATCCCCTTTTGATTTCACCTTATCAGCAACGTCCCAAAGATGGGCTTTTCTTTCCCAAGAGAATAACTCTGATGTCATTGAGACCATGACTGCAGAACTCAAAGACTCTGTCACTTTCCTTCCCCTCACGGACCTTAGATTTAGAGAAACGGCCACAACTGGCCACACCTGGTTTATGAGCTCTTTGAACGACACACTTGAGGAAAATGAAGCAGAACACTTGTATTTCCCTTCTAAGGCATCCAAAGGACGGCTTCTTTGCTTTAAGGGACGGGATATTAGGGATGGCACAAAGAATTCATATGCGTTGGCATGGCGAGAAGGTCTTCCAGACTCTGCTATTCTACTGGAAGGCTTAACTTTTGTATCAGACACATATTACGACCACCAAAATCTGTGGCATGGATTATCTGCAATGGCCCCTCTAGTGAGATGGTCAATGAAAAATGAATGTTTGAAGCCATCAAGATGGGTGCTATTCCATTGGGGAGAACTGAGATTAAGAATGGGATCATGGATTCAACAACTTATGCAAGCGAATTTTGGTGAGGTCAAGGTGGAAGGATTTGATAGAGGAGATGTACCTTACTGTTTTGAGAAAGCCATTGTCACGAGGCATGATCTAGGCCAAATGAGGCAGGACACTAAGCTGAAGGTGTTTGACCTGCTCCGCTGCAAAGCTAGGAGTTACTGTGGACTTAATCCTGCAGGAAAAGGTAGAGAGCTAAATGAAAGAGGATTTCCAATTATAAGACTTACACTGCTGATGAGAAGAGCTTCTCGCTCATTCAAGAATGCAACTGCTGTGACTGGTATATTTGCAAAGGAATGTGCAAGGGTCGAAGGCTGCATTCTGCATGTAGTGCAGTCAGAAGATTTATCTTTCTGCGGCCAG GTTAAAGTGCTGACCAACACTGACATTGTTGCATCTCCACATGGAGCACAATTAACTAATATGCTCTTCATGGACCGGGAGAGCAGTGTAATGGAATTCTTCCCAAAGGGTTGGTTAGAGAATGCTGGCCCAGGCCAATATGCTCACCACTGGATGGCGAATCAATCAGGGATGAAACATCAAGGTGCATGGTGGGATTCAATAGGCGAGGAGTGTCCATCTCCACAAGATCATCTGCAGTGCTTCCATTTTCATAAAGATGGGATGGTTGGACACAACGAAACCTATTTTGCAGATTGGGCTAGAAGAATCATTCATCAAGTTAAGCTAAGCAAGGTGGAGCAAGCCTCTGTTGATCAAGCAAACAAGCAACAAAATGATTCAAAAGCATGTGTATGCTAG